Genomic segment of Saprospiraceae bacterium:
TCAAATTTCTTAGCATCGTAAAATGCTTTAGCCAATAAACCAGTAATTTCAAGTTTGCGTTCAGGTTGTAATTCAATTACTTTATTGTAAAACATAGCCGCAGTATCCATTAAATTTAATTTAGCAGCGGCTTTAGCTGCAAATTCATAATCGGAAGGATAGGATTTACGCTCTAAAGTATCTTTACTAATGCCATTAAAAAGTAAATAACTTTGATTTAATGAGTTTTTAGCATCATTCACTTCAAAATAAGACCAGGCTAACCAACGGTGAATGGTATATTGTTCCGGATTGCTTTCAATAATTTTAGTACCTTCTTCAATGGCACGATTGTAATCTTTTGCAGTATAACATAAGAATTTTACCAAGCGAACTTTTGCATCGATGTCAGAACCGGATAAAGCCACATACTTTTCAAGGATTGGGACTACTTTTTCAAATTTGCGGGTTCTGATATACAATTCATAAAGATCTTTATAAGCCAATGCATAATCCGCTTTGATTTTAATTGCATTTTCAAGTCTTTGGGTTGCAAGGTCAACTTGTTGTCCCGAAGCCCAAATTCTGGCCATTTTTACATAGATTTCTGGATCATTTACATCTTTTTCTATTGCTGTTTCATAAGATGTCATGGAATTACCCAGATCTCCTTTTGCCTGATAGGCATCCCCCAAATAAATCCAGTATTTGGATTGTTTTGGATTCAAATCTCTGGCTAAACTTAAATACTTAAGGGCAGTTTCAGCATTGGGTTTTGTATTATACAAGTAAGCCGCACCAACTAAAGCCTGAATTTGGTGGTTTTTTGAATTCCCTTTTAATGCAGTTTCAAAATGTTTTTTAGCCGCTTCTGCTTTGTTTTCATCGATATCCAACCTTCCAAGGCCTATATGGCATTGATCGCATTTTGAACTGATGCTTAAACCTTTATCATATGCTTTCCGGGCTTCTGATTTTTTATCAAGATTGTAATAGACTTCCCCGATATAGTAATAGTAAATCGGGTTTTTTGCATCCGAAACGGCAAGTTTATTGAAAGTCGCTAAGGCGGCTGTAAAATTCTCGTTTTCCAATTGTTTGATCCCTTCTTGCAGATTTTGGGCCTTTCCAGCCATAAAAATGCAAATAAAGGCAATTGCAAGAGACAGACTCTTTCTCATGTTCAAGCTGATTTTATCAAAAATGAGCGCAAAAATAAGATTTTTCATTGTTTCAGTTTTTTCTAATTTCAAGAGATACATTTCCCTTTCATTTGGTTTGACGTTAATTCAGCTCCAATCGTTCGATTGGCTTAGTTAAATTTTGATTAAGAAAATTATTCGACTACTTTAAAAGGACTCGATTTTAGTTCAATCCAACGATCTGTCTGATATAAAGGCAATAAACCTGCCTTTAATAGAACTTTTTGACCAATTTCACCGGTGACAAAAGAGGCAAAACCAATACCAAGGTCAGATTTACCTGAAACACTGATAAA
This window contains:
- a CDS encoding tetratricopeptide repeat protein, giving the protein MKNLIFALIFDKISLNMRKSLSLAIAFICIFMAGKAQNLQEGIKQLENENFTAALATFNKLAVSDAKNPIYYYYIGEVYYNLDKKSEARKAYDKGLSISSKCDQCHIGLGRLDIDENKAEAAKKHFETALKGNSKNHQIQALVGAAYLYNTKPNAETALKYLSLARDLNPKQSKYWIYLGDAYQAKGDLGNSMTSYETAIEKDVNDPEIYVKMARIWASGQQVDLATQRLENAIKIKADYALAYKDLYELYIRTRKFEKVVPILEKYVALSGSDIDAKVRLVKFLCYTAKDYNRAIEEGTKIIESNPEQYTIHRWLAWSYFEVNDAKNSLNQSYLLFNGISKDTLERKSYPSDYEFAAKAAAKLNLMDTAAMFYNKVIELQPERKLEITGLLAKAFYDAKKFEKAEFWYLEKSMQAPLTVSELVYLGLTQKNQNKLLKADSTYATVLTLSPKYDFGWLTRAQINDLIDTSTTKKLYLAKPYYEKYIELASVDPVKNKTKLIYAYTYLAVYNVQISEYEMAKNYYNLVLSLDPKDEKANNDLKILSGIKK